The Streptomyces achromogenes DNA segment GGTCGACGGCCACCGCCGGTGGTGGTGTCAGGCGTGCAGGGCCGCGACGGCCCGCGCGAGGGCCTGCGGCACGTCCGGTACGAGGGTGTGCGCCCCGTCGCGTACGACGTGCCGTCCGCCGACGACCGTGTGCCGTACGTCCGCCGCGGTCGCCGCGAATACGGCCGTCTCGGCGCCGAGCCGGGGCAGCGGGCCCGCTGTCCTGACCGAGTCGAGGGCGATCGTCGTGAAGTCGGCGGGCGCGCCGGCCTCCAGGACGCCCGCGTCCGGGTTGCCGAGGGCGGCGTGGCCGTCGGCGGAGGCGGCGCGCAGCAGGGCGGCCGCCGTCCAGTGACCCCGGGTGCGGGTGCGCAGCCGTTCGTTCAGCTCCATCGCGCGGGCCTCCTCGAGCAGGTCGATGACGGCGTGGCTGTCGGAGCCCAGGGAGAGCGGCGAGCCGGCGGCCTGGAGGGCGACGGCCGGGCCGATGCCGTCGGCGAGGTCCCGTTCGGTCGTGGGGCACATGCAGGTGCCGGTGCCGGAGCGGCCCAGCAGGGCGATGTCGTCGTCGGTGAGGTGGGTGTTGTGGACTCCGGTGGTGCGCGGCCCGAGCACCCCGTGCTCGGCGAGGAGCCGGGTGGGCGTGCACCCGTGGGCGGCCCGGCAGGCGTCGTTCTCGGCGGTCTGCTCGGACAGGTGCACGTGCAGCGGCGCCCGGCGCTCGTCGGCCCAGCGTGCGACGGCCGCCAGCTGGTCGGCGGGCACGGCCCGTACGGAGTGGATCGCCGCCCCGATCCGTGCGTGATCCCGTTCCTTGAGAAGTGAACAGCGTTCGGCCCAGGCGTCCGCGTCGCCGTCGGAGAAGCGGAGCTGATGGGCGTTGGGGGGCTGTCCGAAGCCGGAGGACAGGTAGGCGGTGTCGAGGAGGGTGATGCGCACGCCGGCTTCGGCGGCGGCCTCGATGAGCGCCTCGCCCATGGCGTTGGGGTCGGCGTAGGGGGTGCCGCCGGGGGCGTGGTGCAGGTAGTGGAACTCGCCGACGGCGGTGATGCCGGCCAGCGCCATCTCGGCGTACACGGCGCGGGCCAGCTGGTGGTAGGTGTCCGGGGTGAGGCGGTCGGCGACCGCGTACATGACCTCGCGCCAGGTCCAGAAGGTTCCGGAGCCGACCTGGACGGTGCCGCGCAGGGCGCGGTGGAACGCGTGGCTGTGGGTGTTCGCGAGGCCGGGCAGGGTGAGGCCGCGCAGGATCTCGGCGCCGGGCGGCGGGGCGTCGACGCCGGTGCGGACGGCGGTGATACGGCCCGCGGTGATGCGGCCGTCCGTCCCCGCGCCGGAGCCTCCGCCCGCCGACACCGTGAGGGCGACGCCGGGCTCGACGTTCGTGTCGAGCCAGGCGTGCTCCAGCCAGTACGTCCGTGTCCGCTGCGGGGGAGTCACCGGCAGGCCAGTCCTTCCAGTACGTCGGCGAGGGCGCGCACCCCGGCCACGCAGTCGTCCTCGGCGGCGAACTCGGCCGGGGAGTGCGAGACGCCCGTGGGGTTGCGCACGAACAGCATGGCGGTCGGGATGCGGTCGGAGAGGATTCCGGCGTCGTGTCCGGCGCCGGTGCCGAGGACGGGGACGGTGAGCCGGGCGCCGCTGTCCTTGCCGAGGATGCGGGCGAGTTCGTCGCGCAGCGCGTGGTCGAACTCGACGACGGGCGTGAACGACTCCCGGACGACGTCCAGGTCGATGCCGTGGGCGGCGGCGTGGTCGCGGGCGGCCCGCTCCACCCCGTCGACGACCGTGTCGAGCAAGGCCTGGTCGGCGGCGCGGGAGTCGAGCCAGCCGCGCACCAGGGAGGGGATGGCGTTGACGCCGTTCGGCTCGACGGAGATCTTGCCGAAGGTGGCGACGGCGCCCGCGAGCCGGGCCTCGCGGCGGGCGGCGAGGACGGTCTCCGCGTACGGCAGCATCGGGTCGCGCCGGTCCTCGAGGCGGGTAGTTCCGGCGTGGTTGGCCTCGCCCCGGAAGTCGAACCGCCAGCGCCCGTGCGGCCAGATGGCGCTGGCGAGGCCCACCTGGTCGCCGCTCAGATCGAGCGCCCGCCCCTGTTCGACGTGCAGTTCCACGAACGCGCCGATGCGGGAGAGCCGCTCCGGGTCCGGGCCGATGGCGTCCGGGTCGTACCCGGCGGCCTCCATGGCCTGCGGGAGGGTGACACCCTCGCCGTCGGTGAGCCGGTGGGCCTGCGCCACGGTGAGCTGTCCGGCGGTGAGCCGGGAGCCGACGCAGGCGAGCCCGAAGCGGGCGCCCTCCTCGTCGCCGAAGTTGACCAGGGCGAGCGGCTTGGTGAACTCGGCCCGGCGGGCGCGCAGTTCGTCGAGGGCGGCGAAGGAGGACACCACGCCGAGCGGGCCGTCGAAGGCGCCGCCGTCGGGCACCGAGTCGAGGTGCGATCCGGTCACCACGGCGTCTCCGGCCGCCGGGTCGCCGAGCCAGGCCCACTGGTTGCCGTTGCGGTCGACCTCGTAGGTCAGCCCGCGCGCCTCGGCCTGTTCCCGGAACCAGGCGCGGCAGTCCGCGTCGGCGGCGGTCCAGGCGTAGCGGCGGTAACCGCCGGAGGCGGAGCTGCGGCCGATCGGCAGCAGCTCCGCCCACATGCTGTGGAAGGTCACGCGTCGTCACCTTCACGCAGGGGCACCCGCACGCCCCGTTCGTCCGCGACCGACTCCGCGATGTCGTACCCGGCATCGACGTGCCGGATGACGCCCATGCCGGGGTCGTTGGTGAGGACCCGGCGGATCTTCTCGCCGGCGAGTGCGGTGCCGTCGGCGACGGTCACCTGGCCGGCGTGGATGGAGCGGCCCATGCCGACGCCGCCGCCGTGGTGGAGGGAGACCCAGGAGGCGCCCGAGGCCACGTTGACCATGGCGTTCAGCAGCGGCCAGTCGGCGATCGCGTCGGAGCCGTCCAGCATGGCCTCGGTCTCGCGGTACGGGGAGGCGACGGAGCCGGAGTCGAGGTGGTCGCGGCCGATGACGAGGGGGGCGGCCAGCTCGCCGGAGGCCACCATGTCGTTGAAGCGCTCGCCGGCCTTGTCGCGCTCGCCGTAGCCGAGCCAGCAGATCCGGGCGGGCAGGCCCTGGAAGTGGACGCGCTCACCGGCCAGCTTGATCCAGCGGGCCAGGGACTCGTTCTCGGGGAAGAGGTCGAGGATCGCCTTGTCGGTCTTGGCGATGTCGGAGGCCTCGCCGGACAGGGCGGCCCAGCGGAAGGGGCCCTTGCCCTCGCAGAACAGCGGGCGGATGTAGGCGGGGACGAAGCCCGGGAAGGCGAACGCCCGGTCGTACCCGGCGAGTCGGGCCTCGCCGCGGATGGAGTTGCCGTAGTCGAAGACCTCGGCGCCGGCGTCCAGGAAGCCGACCATCGCCTCCACGTGCCGCGCCATGGACTCGCGGGCCCGGGTGGTGAAGCCGGCCGGGTCCTTCGCGGCGGCGTCGGCCATGTCCTCGAAGTCGATGCCGGTGGGCAGGTAGGACAGCGGGTCGTGGGCGGAGGTCTGGTCGGTGACGATGTCGATGGGGGCGCCCATGGCGAGCAGCTGCGGCACGAGGTCGGCGGCGTTGCCGAGGACGCCGATGGAGAGCGGCTTGCGCCGGTCGCGGGCCTCGACGGCCAGCTGGAGCGCGTGGTCCAGGTTGTCGGCCCTGACGTCCAGGTAGCGGTGCTCGATGCGGCGGTCGATGGCGCGCGGGTCGCAGTCGACGCAGATCGCGACGCCGTCGTTCATCGTCACGGCGAGCGGCTGGGCGCCGCCCATGCCGCCGAGGCCGGCGGTGAGGGTGATCGTGCCGGCGAGGGTGCCGCCGAACTTCTTCGCGGCGACGGCGGCGAAGGTCTCGTAGGTTCCCTGGAGGATGCCCTGGGTGCCGATGTAGATCCAGGAACCGGCGGTCATCTGGCCGTACATGGTCAGACCCAGCTGCTCCAGGCGGCGGAACTCCTCCCAGTTCGCCCAGTCGCCGACGAGGTTGGAGTTGGCGATGAGGACGCGCGGGGCCCACTCGTGGGTCTGCATCACGCCCACCGGCCGGCCGGACTGGACGAGCATCGTCTCGTCCTGCTTGAGGGTCCGCAGGGTGCGGACCATCGCGTCGAAGGAGCGCCAGTCACGGGCCGCCTTGCCCGTGCCGCCGTAGACGACGAGCTTGTCGGGGTGTTCGGCGACCTCGGGATCGAGGTTGTTCTGCAGCATCCGCAGGGCGGCTTCCTGCTGCCATCCCAGGGCGCTCAGTTCCGTACCGCGCGGTGCTCGTACGGGGCGGGGTCCTGACATGGTCTGCCTCCTTGCGGACGGGTGATCCCGGCGGGCCTTACTGCCGATATTCACATCCTGTCCCGCTGAATAGAACTAGTCAATACGGTCGCACGCCAGGCCCCTCCCCGGAGGCGCCCGAAGAGACGAGGAGAGGCGAGGGGAGACGGGTGACGCGCGGCGACGGGGAGGCGGTCGCGGACAAAGGAAGGGAGAGAGGGAGGTGCGCGTGGGGAACAGGGAGGCGGGCGGCCGGACGGGTCCCGACGGGGCGTGCGGCACCGCCGTCACCACCCTTCACACGCCCGTGCGCCATGGCGCGTGCCGGTGGGCGCGGTGTTGAAGGGACGCAGGGGACACTCCGCGGGCACGGAAAGTGGTCAGTCGACCCACCTTAGTCACCACTCCGCATGTTCCGCCGGAAAATGCCAGAAGACTCACCCCTGGCGCACACGTTGCGTAGCTTCTTCATCACTCAGCCGAACGGCGGGCGGGAGGGGGAGCCAACGGTGCCCGGAATCGACGAGTGTCTACTGGAGGCCATGCGGCTGCCCGGCGCGCGGGGCGCGGCGCTGGTCGACTGGACGAGCGGGCTGGCCCTGGGCGCGGTCGGGGAGTTCCCCGGCGGCGACCACGAGGCGGCGGCCGCCGAGGCCGCGGAGGTCGCCCGGCTGACGGCGGAGCAGCGGGCGTTCACCCCCGACGGCCACGACGGCCTCCTCGGCCGGGAAGACCGCGAGGGTGTGGCCGGGGCCCTCCCGGCCGCGCCCGCCGATCCCCCGGTCGAGGACCTGATCATCAGCAACCGGGACAGCTACCACGTGCTCCGGTTCGTGCCGACGTCCTTCGACAGCAGCGTGTTCCTGCACGTGTGGCTGGCCCGGTCGGACGGCAACCTCGCACTGGCCCGGATCAGGCTGGGCGAGATGGCCGAACGGCTGGTGCTGGGATGACGGCGCTGAGAACGACCCCGCCGGGCACGACCCCGCCGCCCCGGCTGCCCGTCCGGGAGAAGTCGGCGGCGCAGGGGCAGGGCGGCGCCCTGTCGCCGATGCTGAACCGGCTCGCCGCCGAACGGGCGACGGGCGTCCTGGAGCGCGAGCGCGGCTCGCTCTACCTCGCCGAGGGGCGGGTGGTGCACGCCGAGAGTCCCCTCGCCCCCGGCCTCGACGTGCTCCTCCTGGCCCACGGCACCCTCTCCCCCGCGGTCTGGCAGGACGCCGTCGAGCGGGCCGACGAGGACTACGGCGTCGCACGTCTGCTGCTCGACGCCGGCCGTGTCCCGCGCGGCGCGCTGGAGCTGTGCCACCTGGAGGCGGTGTTCGACGCGGCGTACTTCGCGCTCGCCCCCAGCAGCACGCCGGGCCACTTCCACTACGGCGCCCGGCACCGGCTCGGCGCCCTCAGCCCCGTCCCGGTCGGCGCCGTCGAGCGCGAGACACTGCGCCGGCGTGCGCTGCTGGACCGGCTGTGGCCCGACCCGGCGACCGACGGATCGCCGCTGCGCCGGGCCGAGACCGTCGCCCCGCCCGCGCCGACCGCCCGGCAGTGCGCGGTGCTCGCCCTCGCCGACGGGATACGCACCGCGCCGGAGATCGCCCGCGAGCTGGGCCGGCAGGCCTTCCACACCTTGGTGGACGCCCGGCGGCTGGCGGCGGCGGGTCTGCTCACCGCGCTCTTCCCGCCGCCCGGCCCGCACCGCCTGCCGACCGGATTCCCGCCCCGCCACGCACTCCCCGCGACCGGGTCCCCCGCAGCCGCCGGCCACCCGGCCGGAGAGCCGGCCGCCGGAGCCCCCGTACCCGCAGCCCCGGCGACCGGGGCCCCCGCAGCCGCGGGACTCCCCGCGCCCCCCGTCCCCGACGCCCATCAGGGCATTGCCCTGCCCCGCGTCAACGACCCCGACATCACTCTGCTGAAGAGGCTCAGGGATGCGCTGGAGGCCCTTTGAACGGCAGCGACCGCGCGCCGAGAGGAGCGAGCTGATGGCTTCCGCGCCCGAGATACTCGACGAGCTGAGGCGACTGCGGGCGCGGGTGCCCCAGCTGACCGGCGCACTGGCGGCCGGTGTGGACGGACTCGTCCTCGCCCACGACACCCCGGGCGTCGAGCCGGAGGTGGTCGCCGCGCTGACCGCCGCCGCCCTCGGCGTGGCGGTGCGGATGGCGGACACGACCGGCCAGGGCGACTTCCGCGAGCTGCTCGTGCGCGGCCGGTACGGCTACGTCTCGACGTACGCGGCCGGCGAGAACGCCGTGCTGACGCTGCTCGCACAGGACCGCGTCAACGTCGGCCGGCTGCACCTCGAGGGACGCCGGGCCGGCGCCCGCATCGGGGAGCTGGTCGACGCGCGGGAGGCGACGGCGCGATCGGCTGCGGCGACCGCCCCCGTGA contains these protein-coding regions:
- a CDS encoding formimidoylglutamate deiminase — its product is MTPPQRTRTYWLEHAWLDTNVEPGVALTVSAGGGSGAGTDGRITAGRITAVRTGVDAPPPGAEILRGLTLPGLANTHSHAFHRALRGTVQVGSGTFWTWREVMYAVADRLTPDTYHQLARAVYAEMALAGITAVGEFHYLHHAPGGTPYADPNAMGEALIEAAAEAGVRITLLDTAYLSSGFGQPPNAHQLRFSDGDADAWAERCSLLKERDHARIGAAIHSVRAVPADQLAAVARWADERRAPLHVHLSEQTAENDACRAAHGCTPTRLLAEHGVLGPRTTGVHNTHLTDDDIALLGRSGTGTCMCPTTERDLADGIGPAVALQAAGSPLSLGSDSHAVIDLLEEARAMELNERLRTRTRGHWTAAALLRAASADGHAALGNPDAGVLEAGAPADFTTIALDSVRTAGPLPRLGAETAVFAATAADVRHTVVGGRHVVRDGAHTLVPDVPQALARAVAALHA
- a CDS encoding allantoate amidohydrolase; translated protein: MTFHSMWAELLPIGRSSASGGYRRYAWTAADADCRAWFREQAEARGLTYEVDRNGNQWAWLGDPAAGDAVVTGSHLDSVPDGGAFDGPLGVVSSFAALDELRARRAEFTKPLALVNFGDEEGARFGLACVGSRLTAGQLTVAQAHRLTDGEGVTLPQAMEAAGYDPDAIGPDPERLSRIGAFVELHVEQGRALDLSGDQVGLASAIWPHGRWRFDFRGEANHAGTTRLEDRRDPMLPYAETVLAARREARLAGAVATFGKISVEPNGVNAIPSLVRGWLDSRAADQALLDTVVDGVERAARDHAAAHGIDLDVVRESFTPVVEFDHALRDELARILGKDSGARLTVPVLGTGAGHDAGILSDRIPTAMLFVRNPTGVSHSPAEFAAEDDCVAGVRALADVLEGLACR
- the hutU gene encoding urocanate hydratase, whose product is MSGPRPVRAPRGTELSALGWQQEAALRMLQNNLDPEVAEHPDKLVVYGGTGKAARDWRSFDAMVRTLRTLKQDETMLVQSGRPVGVMQTHEWAPRVLIANSNLVGDWANWEEFRRLEQLGLTMYGQMTAGSWIYIGTQGILQGTYETFAAVAAKKFGGTLAGTITLTAGLGGMGGAQPLAVTMNDGVAICVDCDPRAIDRRIEHRYLDVRADNLDHALQLAVEARDRRKPLSIGVLGNAADLVPQLLAMGAPIDIVTDQTSAHDPLSYLPTGIDFEDMADAAAKDPAGFTTRARESMARHVEAMVGFLDAGAEVFDYGNSIRGEARLAGYDRAFAFPGFVPAYIRPLFCEGKGPFRWAALSGEASDIAKTDKAILDLFPENESLARWIKLAGERVHFQGLPARICWLGYGERDKAGERFNDMVASGELAAPLVIGRDHLDSGSVASPYRETEAMLDGSDAIADWPLLNAMVNVASGASWVSLHHGGGVGMGRSIHAGQVTVADGTALAGEKIRRVLTNDPGMGVIRHVDAGYDIAESVADERGVRVPLREGDDA
- a CDS encoding transcriptional regulator, with the translated sequence MTALRTTPPGTTPPPRLPVREKSAAQGQGGALSPMLNRLAAERATGVLERERGSLYLAEGRVVHAESPLAPGLDVLLLAHGTLSPAVWQDAVERADEDYGVARLLLDAGRVPRGALELCHLEAVFDAAYFALAPSSTPGHFHYGARHRLGALSPVPVGAVERETLRRRALLDRLWPDPATDGSPLRRAETVAPPAPTARQCAVLALADGIRTAPEIARELGRQAFHTLVDARRLAAAGLLTALFPPPGPHRLPTGFPPRHALPATGSPAAAGHPAGEPAAGAPVPAAPATGAPAAAGLPAPPVPDAHQGIALPRVNDPDITLLKRLRDALEAL
- a CDS encoding roadblock/LC7 domain-containing protein yields the protein MASAPEILDELRRLRARVPQLTGALAAGVDGLVLAHDTPGVEPEVVAALTAAALGVAVRMADTTGQGDFRELLVRGRYGYVSTYAAGENAVLTLLAQDRVNVGRLHLEGRRAGARIGELVDAREATARSAAATAPVKTPPKPPAKAPVRTPAKPTTVRTRSARGPATTNARTTTES